One segment of Triticum aestivum cultivar Chinese Spring chromosome 2A, IWGSC CS RefSeq v2.1, whole genome shotgun sequence DNA contains the following:
- the LOC123189311 gene encoding ruBisCO large subunit-binding protein subunit beta, chloroplastic, whose protein sequence is MSRMPLPPSPPPSLSSKAPTLPFSPKKTPPMPVYKDLHFNHDLSATKKLQAGVDLVARLVGVTLGPKGRNVVLANKYGPPKIVNDGETVLKEVELEDPLENLGVKLVRQAGARTNDIAGDGCTTSIILAQGLIAEGMKVLAAGMNPVQIARGIGRTADALVSELKLMSREIEDHEIAHVAAVSAGNDYAVGNMISDAFKRVGREGMVRIENGRSTVNSLEVVEGMQFERGYLSPFFVTNHANMSAEYTDCKILLVDKIISDPRELLRVCFSAVKEDFPLLIIAEDVEEEALSTLTRNKLSGMIKVAAIKAPSFGEQKTQCLEDIAIITGGTVVRDDMGYTLEEAGKEFLGSASKVIVKKDSTLIVTDGSTLHAVEKRVAQIKGQVENSKERYQKKILGERIARLSGAIAIIQVGAQTVIELKDKKLRIEDALNATMAAIEEGVVVGGGCSLLRLSQKIDMIKESLDNLEQKIGADIFKHALSYPSTLIANNAGMSGKFVIEKVLANDNASYGYNAANGCYEDLMASGILDPSKVVRCCIEHSAVVAKSFLTSDVVIVEAQESKPIRVRPPMPPRNLIPPMPASVSGIRV, encoded by the exons ATGTCGAGGATGCCGCTCCCTCcgtcccctcccccctccctctccAGCAAGGCCCCCACCCTGCCCTTCTCCCCCAAGAAGACGCCGCCGATGCCCGTCTACAAGGACCTGCACTTCAACCACGACCTCTCCGCCACCAAGAAGTTGCAG GCTGGTGTGGACCTGGTGGCGCGGCTGGTTGGGGTGACCCTGGGTCCCAAGGGGAGGAATGTGGTGCTCGCCAACAAGTATGGCCCTCCCAAGATCGTCAACGATggggagacggtcctcaaggag GTCGAGTTGGAGGACCCGCTGGAAAATCTAGGAGTTAAATTGGTCAGACAGGCCGGCGCCAGGACGAACGATATTGCCGGCGATGGGTGTACCACTTCTATAATCCTTGCTCAAGGCCTCATTGCTGAAGGAATGAAG GTTCTTGCTGCTGGAATGAATCCGGTTCAAATTGCGCGTGGCATTGGGAGGACTGCTGATGCTTTGGTTTCTGAACTCAAGTTGATGTCACGTGAG ATTGAAGATCATGAAATAGCACACGTGGCTGCAGTTAGCGCCGGAAACGACTACGCTGTCGGAAACATGATTTCTGATGCTTTTAAAAGAGTAGGGAGGGAAGGCATGGTTAGGATTGAAAACGGGAGAAGCACTGTAAACAGTTTGGAGGTTGTCGAAGGAATGCAGTTTGAACGTGGTTACCTCTCACCGTTCTTTGTGACTAATCATGCAAATATGTCCGCGGAGTACACTGACTGTAAG ATCCTGTTGGTTGACAAGATAATTTCTGATCCAAGGGAACTTTTAAGGGTATGCTTTAGTGCTGTAAAAGAAGATTTTCCATTGTTAATAATTGCTGAGGATGTCGAAGAAGAAGCATTGTCTACTTTGACGAGAAACAAGCTATCAGGGATGATCAAAGTGGCAGCAATTAAGGCTCCTTCTTTCGGTGAACAAAAAACCCAATGCTTAGAAGACATTGCAATCATAACAGGAG GTACAGTAGTGAGAGATGACATGGGATACACACTAGAAGAGGCAGGGAAAGAGTTCTTAGGCTCTGCTTCTAAAGTAATAGTCAAGAAAGATTCAACACTAATTGTTACTGATGGAAGCACCCTTCATGCAGTTGAGAAAAGGGTTGCTCAGATAAAAGGCCAAGTTGAG AACTCAAAGGAGAGGTACCAGAAAAAGATACTGGGTGAGAGGATTGCAAGGTTATCTGGTGCAATTGCAATCATTCAG GTTGGTGCTCAAACAGTCATTGAGCTGAAAGATAAGAAACTGAGAATTGAAGATGCCCTTAATGCAACCATG GCAGCTATTGAGGAAGGTGTTGTAGTTGGTGGTGGATGCAGCCTACTAAGATTATCCCAGAAGATTGACATGATCAAGGAATCATTGGATAATTTAGAGCAGAAG ATTGGTGCTGACATCTTCAAACATGCTCTGAGCTACCCTAGCACACTAATAGCTAACAATGCCGGGATGAGTGGCAAGTTCGTCATCGAAAAG GTGCTGGCAAATGACAATGCAAGTTATGGCTACAATGCTGCCAACGGCTGCTATGAGGACTTGATGGCTTCTGGAATATTGGACCCATCAAAG GTTGTGAGGTGTTGCATAGAGCATTCTGCTGTTGTTGCCAAGTCTTTTCTCACCTCCGACGTAGTGATCGTGGAGGCGCAAGAAAGCAAACCGATTCGCGTAAGGCCCCCAATGCCCCCTAGGAACCTGATTCCCCCAATGCCTGCATCAG TTTCAGGTATTCGAGTGTAG
- the LOC123189312 gene encoding cytochrome P450 77A1-like: MVSLVSEFLGGGADTIVAIIEWTLAHLVIQPEVQGKLRREVDAVDTVSVDKSLRKMPYLHAVVLESLRMHPSVPFVPRRVRAEDATLLGETTVPTGDFNVRFFVGDIGRDRKTWTDPDEFQPERFLAGGEAEGVGPSAGPKEMKMMPFGAGHGFCPGMGLAMVNIKCFLATLVREFEWAPPAEGGGGVDMNDPNVFFKVMKKPLSTRVTRRTRSV, from the coding sequence ATGGTGAGCCTTGTGTCAGAGTTCCTCGGCGGGGGCGCGGATACGATCGTGGCCATCATCGAATGGACGCTCGCTCACCTCGTCATCCAGCCAGAGGTCCAAGGCAAGCTGCGTCGCGAGGTTGACGCCGTGGACACGGTCTCCGTCGACAAGAGCCTCCGCAAGATGCCGTACCTGCACGCGGTCGTGCTGGAGAGCCTCCGGATGCACCCATCGGTGCCGTTCGTCCCACGCCGAGTCCGCGCCGAGGACGCTACGTTGCTGGGCGAAACCACCGTGCCGACCGGCGACTTCAACGTGCGGTTTTTTGTGGGGGACATCGGGAGAGACAGGAAGACATGGACGGATCCCGACGAGTTCCAGCCTGAGCGGTTCCTGGCCGGAGGCGAGGCGGAGGGCGTTGGGCCATCGGCAGGTCCCAAGGAGATGAAGATGATGCCGTTTGGTGCGGGGCATGGGTTCTGCCCGGGCATGGGTCTGGCCATGGTGAACATCAAGTGCTTCTTGGCAACGCTCGTGCGTGAGTTCGAGTGGGCGCcgccggcggagggcggcggcggggtcgacaTGAATGACCCCAACGTGTTCTTCAAGGTGATGAAGAAGCCACTTTCCACCCGTGTTACACGACGCACCCGTTCCGTGTAG